The following proteins are encoded in a genomic region of Candidatus Zixiibacteriota bacterium:
- a CDS encoding type II toxin-antitoxin system HicA family toxin gives MSSVRTRREPASLPGKPNDDPAPGTLNSILKQAGLKQ, from the coding sequence ATGTCGTCGGTCCGGACGCGCCGCGAGCCGGCGTCACTTCCGGGGAAACCGAACGACGATCCGGCGCCTGGCACCCTGAACAGCATTTTGAAGCAGGCGGGTT